In Heliomicrobium undosum, the following proteins share a genomic window:
- a CDS encoding ABC transporter permease subunit, which yields MFAIARLTFQEASKKRIFLLTLLLSAVFLALYGAALHLFAKEFAKIQSVPGSVQLIARQVMGQQLLGAGLYFSSFLLALLALLASVGSIASEIENGLLQAIVSKPMRRREIVLGKFLGYGILLTVYALLLYAGIMLLNGHYNHSALTALNTGSLLAGAAVFLLQPLLLLAVALLFSTLFRTLTAGIVSVMLYALSVIGGFLEQIGGLINRGDLINTGIAVSLIIPSDTLFRKLMNIVGGGDTNPLASLAAGPFGVTAPPSNLMLAYVGLYIVASLWLAIRVFDRKDL from the coding sequence CTGTTCGCCATTGCCCGCCTCACCTTCCAGGAGGCGTCTAAAAAACGGATCTTCCTGCTCACCCTCCTGCTCTCGGCTGTCTTTCTCGCCCTCTACGGCGCCGCGTTGCACCTCTTCGCCAAAGAATTCGCCAAAATACAGTCGGTCCCCGGCAGCGTCCAACTGATTGCCCGGCAAGTCATGGGCCAGCAACTTCTGGGCGCCGGCCTCTACTTCTCCTCTTTTCTCCTGGCGCTGCTGGCGTTGTTGGCCAGTGTCGGCTCCATCGCCTCGGAGATCGAAAACGGCCTGCTCCAGGCCATCGTGTCCAAACCGATGCGGCGGCGGGAGATCGTCCTCGGCAAGTTCCTCGGCTACGGCATCCTGCTGACCGTCTACGCCCTGCTCCTCTACGCCGGCATCATGCTCCTCAACGGCCACTACAACCATTCGGCGCTCACGGCGCTGAACACCGGCAGCCTGCTGGCGGGAGCCGCCGTCTTCCTCCTCCAGCCGTTGTTGCTCCTGGCCGTAGCGCTGCTGTTCAGCACCCTCTTTCGCACCCTCACCGCCGGCATCGTTTCCGTCATGCTGTACGCCCTGTCCGTCATCGGCGGTTTCCTCGAACAGATCGGCGGTCTGATCAACCGCGGCGACCTCATCAATACGGGCATCGCTGTCAGCCTGATCATCCCCAGCGACACCCTCTTTCGCAAATTGATGAACATCGTCGGCGGCGGCGACACCAACCCGCTGGCCTCCCTGGCGGCAGGCCCCTTCGGCGTCACGGCGCCGCCGAGCAACCTGATGCTGGCCTATGTGGGCCTCTATATCGTCGCTTCGCTCTGGCTGGCGATCCGGGTCTTTGATCGCAAAGACTTGTGA
- a CDS encoding ABC transporter ATP-binding protein, producing MPAIETIGLTKTYQGRGGCRDISLAVPRGSIFGLLGPNGAGKSTLVKMLVGLLKPTAGEAYLLGRPVEEVAVRKRIGFLPEAFRYHDWLSGEELLRFHASLYGLSAQETSARLPVVLEMVGLGEQGRKRVGEYSKGMQQRIGLACALLPDPELIFLDEPTSALDPIGRKEVRDLLVQLRAQGKTVFLNSHLLSELETVCDRIAIIKQGRLLFQGDWRELAGPLRQARVVVNADCCRTPFDLARIPALSGVSLTRETPLSAGLDKTPRTEWVFTWEEGTPDIPRLVEALVHSGIPIHEVAPLAGSLEELFLETIADG from the coding sequence GTGCCGGCCATTGAAACGATCGGATTGACGAAAACCTATCAAGGCCGCGGGGGCTGCCGGGATATTTCCCTGGCCGTCCCCCGCGGCTCCATCTTCGGCCTCCTCGGCCCCAACGGCGCCGGCAAGAGCACCCTCGTAAAAATGCTCGTGGGCCTGCTCAAACCGACCGCCGGTGAGGCTTACTTGCTGGGCCGCCCCGTCGAAGAGGTGGCCGTCCGCAAACGGATCGGCTTTTTGCCGGAGGCCTTCCGCTACCACGACTGGCTCAGCGGCGAAGAACTGCTTCGCTTTCACGCCTCCCTTTACGGCCTCTCGGCGCAAGAGACATCGGCGCGGCTCCCCGTCGTCTTGGAAATGGTCGGTCTGGGGGAACAGGGGCGCAAGCGTGTCGGTGAGTACAGCAAGGGCATGCAGCAGCGCATCGGCCTCGCCTGCGCCCTTCTGCCCGACCCAGAACTGATCTTCCTCGATGAACCCACATCGGCCCTCGACCCCATCGGGCGCAAGGAGGTCCGCGACCTTCTCGTCCAACTGCGCGCCCAGGGCAAGACGGTCTTCCTTAACAGCCACCTCCTGAGCGAACTGGAGACGGTCTGTGACCGCATCGCCATCATCAAACAGGGCCGGCTGCTCTTCCAGGGCGACTGGCGGGAACTGGCCGGGCCGCTGCGGCAGGCGCGGGTCGTCGTCAACGCAGACTGCTGCAGGACACCTTTTGACCTGGCGCGGATACCTGCCCTTTCCGGCGTCTCCCTGACGCGGGAGACACCTTTGTCCGCCGGACTGGACAAAACGCCTCGCACGGAGTGGGTCTTCACCTGGGAGGAAGGAACACCCGACATCCCCCGGTTGGTGGAGGCGCTCGTTCACTCGGGCATCCCCATCCATGAGGTGGCCCCCCTGGCCGGTTCCCTCGAAGAACTGTTTCTCGAAACCATCGCCGACGGTTAG
- a CDS encoding sigma-70 family RNA polymerase sigma factor: METQKGPLRNGYKGEKSIDGHPIAISTPIYGENMEQRFQQLYREMAPKLGRQATFLLGDPAAAEDLVQEAFLRLHRTGLDTVEHPAAWLSKVISNLCYSHLRSEGSRRQREEKVFLRTAAEMSATTALSAEQVVLEREEARLTRLALDRLQSRDRLVLLLKFSGFSYDEIAAATEIGRSSVGTVLIRARERFKKAYEQLLRNQPHKGGVIR, encoded by the coding sequence ATGGAAACCCAAAAGGGACCGTTGCGCAACGGCTATAAGGGGGAGAAGAGCATAGACGGCCATCCCATCGCCATTTCAACGCCGATATACGGTGAGAATATGGAACAGCGTTTTCAACAACTGTATCGGGAAATGGCGCCCAAGTTGGGTCGCCAGGCCACCTTCCTTTTGGGGGACCCTGCCGCTGCGGAGGATCTCGTCCAGGAGGCCTTCCTGCGGTTGCATCGAACCGGCCTCGACACGGTGGAGCACCCCGCCGCCTGGCTGAGCAAGGTGATCAGCAACCTCTGCTACAGCCACCTGCGCAGCGAGGGCAGCCGCCGGCAGCGCGAGGAAAAGGTTTTTCTCCGGACCGCCGCCGAGATGTCGGCCACAACGGCGCTGTCGGCGGAACAGGTGGTGCTGGAGCGGGAGGAGGCGCGCCTCACCCGCCTGGCCCTCGACCGGCTGCAATCGAGAGACCGCCTCGTCCTGCTGCTCAAGTTCTCCGGATTCAGTTACGATGAGATCGCCGCTGCAACCGAGATCGGCCGCAGTTCCGTGGGCACGGTGCTCATTCGCGCCCGCGAGCGATTCAAAAAGGCCTACGAACAACTGCTCCGCAACCAGCCGCACAAAGGGGGGGTGATCCGATGA
- a CDS encoding zf-HC2 domain-containing protein has translation MNCRDQGTWQAFLDNEVSAAEKEELQRHLDTCAPCAATLSELTELEHWSNRQVTAYQQVIETEAPFPPATALPPFQPDKLRAPLPKDKQGGTMMTTQWKKWLSVAAAAALVTGALTVAPVQQAVADFLSLFRVQKLQVVQVSPEQINDMAQAVKSKVGQVDLKQFGQVDVLKKPEENRVSPAKATELLPFAFKQPAFLPDGFNRPIEVAVSSEGRSEFRLDVAQVNNLLKGMGATTLLPESLQGKAFGLRIPASARNAFVHEGNHSRINLSQFSSPELTVPAGVNPRDLRAALLDFPLLPQDVRTQLAGIEDWQHTMVVPDVDGSVEKVDINGAEGVYSVNKRGISHLFWVDQGALYQMNGPVDKDTLLKVARSLK, from the coding sequence ATGAACTGCCGTGATCAGGGAACCTGGCAGGCTTTCCTGGACAATGAAGTATCCGCTGCCGAAAAAGAAGAACTGCAACGCCACCTGGACACCTGCGCCCCTTGCGCCGCCACGCTGTCAGAACTGACGGAACTGGAACATTGGTCGAACCGGCAGGTGACCGCTTACCAACAGGTAATCGAGACCGAGGCCCCCTTCCCGCCGGCGACCGCCCTCCCGCCCTTCCAACCCGACAAGCTCCGCGCTCCCCTTCCCAAGGACAAACAAGGAGGAACCATGATGACAACACAATGGAAAAAATGGCTGAGCGTTGCCGCAGCCGCCGCCCTGGTGACAGGCGCTCTGACGGTCGCCCCGGTGCAACAGGCTGTCGCCGATTTCCTCTCCCTCTTCCGGGTGCAGAAACTGCAGGTCGTTCAGGTCTCGCCGGAACAGATTAACGACATGGCCCAGGCGGTCAAGTCCAAGGTCGGTCAGGTCGACCTGAAGCAGTTCGGCCAGGTCGATGTCCTGAAAAAACCGGAAGAGAACCGAGTCTCTCCCGCCAAAGCAACCGAACTGCTGCCCTTCGCCTTCAAGCAGCCTGCCTTCCTGCCTGACGGTTTCAACCGTCCCATCGAAGTGGCCGTCTCTTCCGAGGGACGTTCCGAGTTCCGCCTCGATGTGGCTCAGGTGAACAACCTGCTGAAAGGGATGGGGGCGACCACTCTGCTGCCGGAGAGCCTGCAAGGCAAAGCCTTCGGCTTGCGCATCCCCGCCAGCGCGCGGAACGCCTTCGTCCACGAGGGGAATCACAGCCGCATCAACCTGAGCCAGTTCTCCAGCCCGGAACTGACCGTTCCCGCCGGCGTCAATCCGCGCGACCTGCGGGCGGCCCTGCTCGACTTCCCGCTCCTGCCCCAGGACGTGCGCACCCAGTTGGCCGGCATCGAAGACTGGCAGCACACCATGGTCGTTCCCGATGTGGACGGCTCCGTCGAAAAAGTCGACATCAACGGCGCCGAAGGCGTCTACAGCGTCAACAAGCGCGGCATCAGCCACCTGTTCTGGGTGGATCAAGGCGCCCTCTATCAAATGAACGGCCCCGTCGATAAAGATACGCTCCTGAAGGTGGCCCGCTCGCTGAAATAA
- a CDS encoding NAD(P)H-dependent oxidoreductase, which produces MKIAVLSGSPKGELSITLQYVRYLERILPDHEWEILHISRDIQRLEKDPKAWQGVVNAIAASKAVLWASPVYYYLVPSQLKRFIELAGERGVTEIFREKYAAVLLTSVHFFDNTAAEYLHGICDDWGMAYTGEFLAEMNDLAREEHRRNLLFFAGEFLRAAETSVPVARRYEPLPAGRPPCHHAFPGALSNADALSQADPPPQASNTLPRAPRTETRRIVILTDGKEGNLGAMVDAFAGHFPEPVQIVDLQELAIQGGCLGCLHCGYDNRCVYNDDVQRILDTIVAPSDAVVFAGAIVDRFLSSRWKRYLDRSFVYGHIKGYEGKQIAYIISGPLRALPNLQIILEAYAQVSGGHHVGIVTDEEPERAAALLVALAERMIRSIDARAQAPAPFWGTGGRLIFRDLVYRLRGIFAADHRFFRRNGLYDYPHKELGNRSFQAFLSFLSLFPPVRKNLYGRMKENMLMSIKPYADGKE; this is translated from the coding sequence ATGAAAATTGCCGTCCTCAGCGGGAGCCCCAAAGGGGAACTCAGCATCACCCTGCAGTACGTCCGCTACCTCGAACGGATTCTCCCCGATCATGAGTGGGAGATCCTCCATATCTCCCGAGACATCCAACGGCTTGAGAAGGATCCCAAGGCCTGGCAAGGGGTTGTCAACGCCATCGCCGCATCGAAGGCCGTCCTGTGGGCCTCTCCCGTTTACTACTATCTCGTGCCTTCCCAGTTGAAACGGTTTATCGAACTCGCCGGGGAACGGGGCGTTACAGAAATTTTTCGCGAAAAATACGCCGCCGTTCTGCTCACGTCGGTCCATTTCTTTGATAACACCGCCGCAGAATACCTCCATGGGATCTGTGACGACTGGGGCATGGCGTACACGGGAGAGTTTTTAGCGGAAATGAACGATCTGGCCCGCGAGGAACACCGCCGGAACCTGCTCTTTTTCGCCGGCGAATTCCTCCGCGCCGCCGAAACGAGCGTCCCGGTGGCCCGCCGGTACGAGCCGCTGCCTGCGGGGCGCCCCCCCTGCCACCACGCATTCCCAGGCGCGCTTTCCAATGCTGACGCGCTTTCCCAGGCGGATCCGCCTCCCCAGGCGTCCAACACGCTTCCTCGCGCGCCCAGGACCGAAACCCGCCGCATCGTCATCCTCACCGACGGGAAGGAAGGCAACCTGGGCGCCATGGTTGACGCCTTTGCCGGGCATTTTCCGGAACCGGTACAGATCGTCGACCTTCAGGAGTTGGCCATCCAGGGGGGATGCCTGGGCTGCCTGCACTGCGGCTATGACAACCGCTGCGTCTACAATGATGACGTGCAAAGGATCCTAGACACCATCGTGGCGCCGTCCGATGCGGTCGTCTTCGCCGGCGCGATTGTGGACCGCTTCCTCTCTTCCCGCTGGAAACGCTATTTAGATCGCAGCTTCGTCTACGGACACATCAAAGGTTACGAGGGAAAACAGATCGCCTACATAATCTCGGGTCCCCTTCGCGCATTGCCGAACCTCCAGATCATACTGGAAGCCTACGCCCAGGTCAGCGGGGGCCATCACGTCGGTATCGTCACCGACGAGGAGCCCGAAAGGGCTGCCGCCCTCCTGGTGGCCCTAGCTGAACGGATGATTCGCTCCATCGACGCCCGCGCCCAGGCGCCGGCGCCTTTCTGGGGGACAGGCGGGCGGCTGATCTTCCGGGATCTTGTCTACCGGTTGCGGGGCATTTTTGCCGCCGACCATCGCTTTTTCCGCCGCAACGGCCTCTACGATTATCCTCACAAGGAACTCGGCAACCGATCCTTTCAGGCCTTTTTGTCATTCCTCTCCCTCTTTCCGCCCGTCCGAAAAAATCTGTACGGGCGGATGAAGGAAAACATGCTCATGTCCATCAAGCCCTACGCCGATGGAAAAGAGTAG
- a CDS encoding [Fe-Fe] hydrogenase large subunit C-terminal domain-containing protein, translating to MALPKVIQVDKEKCKHCLACLEACPVKLCNVVEADQVSVIDDLCIGCGECVRICNAKGHKARTGVDDFPEFLSDLQKGIAIGVLIAPAAAVNYHGRLPQLITALKQMGVKAVIDVSFGAELTTYLYLKALKAGARKPIIAQPCPAIVTFIETYQPDLIPYLAPTHSPALDAAVWVKGRPEFRNLKLAFVGPCLAKRREFHDPNTKGIVSYNVTYASLDRYFAEKRIDLSRLALSAFDSPEAERAVVYSQPGGLTETFQRFGVPVDRADIPRVEGAGEVYSEYIPMLKEDIRRGQAPVLVDILNCLHGCNVGPATTHHLTRYQVDRVMDERKKAQVEKHKQKKSGLFSKGKEPFEQVYAELERSGLDFSRAYTDRSALCRSAEPRREEAERIWENLHKPTEEERKINCQCCGYGTCAEMMRAIFSQRNRVDSCKYYLIKENELNLSRKTQEAEAAERWASLSEQEKLRVQETYERLIVLNKQVADTVAQIGATNDDLSHSFQTIIQGATEMVDEMTRLSEDSGRIRGFSKDSAEIIDQIQNIAAQTNLLALNAAIEAARAGDSGRGFAVVADEVKKLAHQSASGTDRIREFISAIADESGSLDHKTAHALEVSQRITVAIEHTAEILKRQSRELADEADKLKSMREESGRKQ from the coding sequence TTGGCGCTGCCAAAAGTGATTCAAGTGGACAAAGAAAAATGCAAGCACTGTCTTGCTTGTCTGGAAGCCTGCCCGGTCAAGTTATGCAATGTCGTCGAAGCCGACCAAGTCTCCGTCATTGACGATCTTTGCATCGGCTGCGGCGAATGTGTCCGAATTTGTAACGCCAAGGGCCACAAGGCCCGGACCGGCGTTGACGATTTTCCGGAGTTTCTATCGGATCTGCAAAAGGGCATTGCCATCGGCGTGCTGATCGCGCCGGCGGCTGCCGTCAACTATCACGGGCGGCTCCCGCAATTGATCACTGCCTTGAAACAGATGGGGGTCAAGGCAGTCATCGACGTCAGTTTCGGCGCCGAACTGACCACTTATCTCTACCTGAAGGCCTTAAAAGCGGGGGCGCGCAAGCCGATCATTGCCCAGCCTTGCCCGGCCATCGTCACCTTTATCGAGACCTACCAACCGGATTTGATTCCCTATCTCGCCCCCACCCACTCGCCGGCGCTCGATGCCGCCGTCTGGGTGAAAGGCCGCCCCGAATTTCGAAACCTCAAGCTCGCTTTTGTTGGTCCCTGTCTGGCCAAGCGGCGCGAGTTTCACGACCCGAATACGAAAGGGATCGTTTCCTACAACGTCACCTACGCCTCCCTGGACCGCTATTTCGCCGAGAAGAGGATCGACCTCAGCCGGCTGGCGCTGTCCGCCTTCGATTCGCCGGAGGCGGAGCGCGCCGTCGTCTATTCCCAGCCGGGCGGTTTAACAGAGACCTTTCAGCGCTTCGGCGTGCCGGTGGACCGAGCCGACATCCCCCGCGTCGAAGGGGCCGGAGAAGTCTACAGCGAGTACATCCCTATGCTGAAGGAGGATATCCGGCGCGGCCAGGCGCCCGTTCTGGTCGACATCCTCAACTGCCTCCACGGCTGCAATGTCGGTCCGGCGACCACCCACCACTTGACGCGCTACCAGGTCGATCGGGTCATGGACGAGCGAAAAAAGGCGCAAGTGGAAAAACATAAACAGAAAAAAAGCGGGCTCTTTTCCAAGGGAAAAGAGCCCTTTGAGCAGGTCTATGCCGAACTGGAGCGCAGCGGACTCGATTTCTCCCGCGCCTACACCGATCGCTCCGCCCTTTGCCGTTCCGCTGAACCGAGGCGGGAAGAGGCGGAACGGATTTGGGAAAACCTGCATAAGCCCACGGAAGAGGAACGCAAAATCAACTGCCAGTGCTGTGGTTACGGCACTTGTGCTGAGATGATGCGGGCGATTTTTAGCCAACGCAACCGCGTCGACAGCTGCAAGTATTACCTGATCAAAGAAAACGAACTGAACCTGTCCCGGAAGACGCAGGAGGCGGAAGCGGCGGAGCGGTGGGCCAGTCTGAGCGAGCAGGAGAAGCTGCGGGTCCAGGAGACCTATGAACGGTTGATCGTGCTGAACAAGCAGGTGGCCGACACGGTGGCCCAGATCGGCGCCACCAACGACGATCTCTCCCACAGCTTCCAGACGATCATCCAGGGCGCCACGGAGATGGTCGATGAGATGACCCGTTTGTCGGAGGACTCGGGCCGGATCCGCGGTTTCAGCAAAGACTCGGCGGAGATCATCGATCAGATCCAGAACATCGCCGCCCAGACAAACCTGCTGGCCCTCAACGCCGCCATCGAGGCGGCCCGGGCGGGCGATAGCGGACGCGGCTTTGCCGTCGTGGCTGACGAGGTGAAAAAACTGGCCCACCAGTCCGCTTCCGGGACCGACCGGATCCGCGAATTCATCAGCGCCATCGCCGACGAGTCGGGATCCCTCGATCATAAGACGGCCCACGCCCTAGAAGTGTCTCAGCGGATCACCGTCGCCATAGAGCATACAGCGGAAATCCTCAAGCGGCAATCGCGCGAACTGGCCGACGAGGCCGACAAGTTGAAGTCCATGCGAGAGGAAAGCGGCAGAAAGCAATAA
- a CDS encoding ABC transporter substrate-binding protein produces MFKKWTKGIALCCTAALLGTLAVGCGGGAPAGGEKKPAESQTQASGDYIQTIKNRGYLIAGVKNDVPLFGQLKSGADKPEGFEVDIMKELAKKLFGDESKVKLEKVESQTRIPMLQNGQIDIVAGTTTITEDRKKQVDFSDVYFMAGQSLLVKKGSPIKSVTDLKDKSVSTVRGSTSAKNIREKAPNAKVDEYATYTEAFQALKLGRSDAMTTDNSILMGFVTDDPNFELVGGLFTEEPYGFGFQKGHPEWVKYVNDFIKEMKANGKYDELYKKWFKQDPPK; encoded by the coding sequence ATGTTCAAGAAGTGGACCAAAGGAATCGCCCTTTGCTGCACAGCGGCACTCCTGGGCACGTTGGCGGTTGGCTGCGGCGGCGGCGCTCCGGCCGGCGGCGAGAAGAAACCCGCCGAGTCCCAGACCCAAGCCTCCGGTGACTACATCCAGACCATCAAGAACCGCGGTTACCTGATCGCCGGCGTCAAAAACGACGTGCCCCTCTTCGGACAGTTGAAATCCGGCGCGGACAAGCCCGAGGGCTTTGAAGTCGACATCATGAAGGAACTGGCCAAGAAGCTCTTCGGTGACGAGAGCAAGGTCAAGCTGGAGAAGGTGGAGTCCCAGACCCGCATCCCCATGCTGCAAAACGGCCAGATCGACATCGTCGCCGGCACGACGACGATCACGGAAGACCGGAAAAAGCAGGTCGATTTCTCTGATGTCTACTTCATGGCCGGCCAGTCGCTGCTCGTGAAAAAGGGCAGCCCCATCAAGAGCGTGACCGACCTGAAAGACAAGTCCGTCTCGACCGTTCGCGGCTCCACCAGCGCCAAGAACATACGGGAAAAAGCGCCGAACGCCAAAGTGGATGAGTACGCCACCTACACGGAAGCCTTCCAGGCCTTGAAACTGGGACGTTCCGATGCCATGACGACGGACAACTCCATCCTGATGGGCTTTGTGACGGATGATCCCAACTTTGAACTGGTCGGCGGCCTCTTCACCGAAGAGCCCTACGGCTTCGGCTTCCAGAAGGGCCATCCCGAGTGGGTCAAGTATGTCAACGACTTCATCAAAGAGATGAAAGCGAACGGCAAGTACGACGAGCTCTATAAGAAGTGGTTCAAACAGGATCCGCCCAAGTAA
- a CDS encoding amino acid ABC transporter ATP-binding protein, giving the protein MIRFEKVNKWFGKLHVLRDIDLHIREGEVVVVIGPSGSGKSTLLRCINKLETVTEGRLTVDGFRIDDPKTNINLLRQEIGMVFQHFNLYPHKTVLENITLAPIKVRKVAKEEAEKTAMFYLNKVGIPEKAQAFPSQLSGGQQQRVAIARGLAMKPKIMLFDEPTSALDPEMINEVLDVMKTLAKEGMTMVVVTHEMGFAREVADRVIFMDNGSIVEEGTPEHFFINPREDRTKLFLSKILTSAR; this is encoded by the coding sequence CTGATACGCTTTGAAAAGGTGAACAAGTGGTTCGGGAAGCTGCACGTGCTTCGCGATATCGATTTACATATCCGCGAAGGGGAAGTTGTCGTCGTCATCGGTCCCAGCGGCTCCGGCAAAAGCACATTGCTCCGCTGTATCAACAAGCTGGAGACAGTCACCGAAGGGCGCTTGACGGTGGACGGTTTTCGCATCGACGATCCCAAGACCAACATCAATCTCCTGCGCCAGGAGATCGGTATGGTCTTCCAGCACTTCAACCTCTACCCCCACAAGACGGTCCTGGAAAACATCACCCTGGCCCCGATCAAGGTGCGCAAGGTCGCCAAAGAGGAAGCCGAGAAGACGGCCATGTTCTACCTGAATAAGGTGGGTATCCCGGAAAAGGCGCAGGCCTTCCCCTCTCAACTCTCCGGCGGCCAGCAGCAGCGGGTGGCCATCGCCCGGGGTCTGGCCATGAAACCGAAGATCATGCTTTTTGACGAGCCCACCTCGGCCCTTGACCCGGAGATGATCAACGAGGTCCTGGATGTCATGAAGACCCTGGCCAAGGAAGGCATGACCATGGTCGTCGTCACACACGAGATGGGCTTCGCCCGCGAGGTGGCCGACCGCGTCATCTTCATGGACAACGGCTCCATCGTCGAAGAGGGGACGCCGGAACACTTCTTCATCAACCCCCGGGAAGACCGGACCAAGTTGTTCCTGAGCAAGATCCTCACATCGGCTCGCTAG
- a CDS encoding CBS domain-containing protein, whose protein sequence is MNIAFFLIPKKDVIHLPIHATMRQAAEKMEYHRYTAVPLIDSQGRYVGTLTEGDLLWKWKNTPGLSFDNMHKVSLNDVPRRMNIKPVHIYAEMEELISLASEQNFVPVLDDRGVFIGIVRRREIIEYCAGLLQAGRPAVRVAATRG, encoded by the coding sequence GTGAACATCGCTTTTTTTCTTATCCCCAAGAAGGATGTGATCCATCTCCCCATCCACGCCACCATGCGGCAGGCGGCGGAAAAGATGGAATACCATCGCTATACCGCCGTCCCCCTCATCGACAGCCAGGGGAGGTATGTGGGCACCCTCACCGAGGGCGATCTCCTCTGGAAATGGAAGAATACGCCGGGCCTAAGCTTCGACAACATGCACAAGGTCTCCCTCAACGATGTGCCGCGGCGGATGAACATCAAGCCGGTGCACATTTACGCTGAGATGGAGGAACTGATCTCGCTGGCCAGCGAACAGAACTTTGTCCCTGTCCTCGATGACCGCGGCGTCTTCATCGGCATCGTCCGCCGCCGGGAGATCATCGAATACTGCGCAGGTCTGCTGCAAGCGGGACGACCGGCTGTCCGGGTCGCCGCAACCCGGGGGTGA
- a CDS encoding HD-GYP domain-containing protein: MYSARTGKVSEQYAIGDILAADVFTVDGRLLIPKGTVLTDVIYRQILKWEEIGILTGQKPKTVNGIEMQYESLKKVGQEQVLFQQSIETVRDVFLDMREGHGFNEGAIRSTTSDIVSAIARDEKIGLRLSRLWESDDYTLHHSVDVCLLSTMIGMSLGLSKAELESLAVGAILHDIGKIYIPDAILNKQGKLTDEEFALIRTHPEAGMKVFQESGVRLPEEQMACILQHQEWCNGKGYPNGLRYAQIHLFARIVAVADVYSALTTNRSYRGRLDHINAVSIMSSHARDHLDKHIVFVFVDRLRDLMLNTRVRLSTGEEGYVVQFYEESPLQPTVLVTETADGRKLVSPYLIHLKEKTDVYIQQVLFGKI; the protein is encoded by the coding sequence ATGTATTCGGCTCGAACGGGAAAAGTCTCAGAACAATATGCCATCGGTGATATACTGGCCGCCGACGTATTCACGGTAGACGGCAGGCTGTTGATCCCCAAGGGGACGGTGCTCACCGATGTCATCTACCGTCAAATCCTCAAGTGGGAAGAGATCGGCATCCTCACCGGCCAGAAGCCCAAGACCGTCAACGGTATAGAGATGCAGTACGAATCGCTGAAGAAAGTGGGACAGGAACAAGTCCTCTTTCAGCAGTCCATCGAGACGGTGCGCGATGTCTTTCTCGACATGCGCGAGGGGCATGGGTTCAACGAAGGCGCCATCCGCAGCACCACGTCGGACATCGTTTCCGCCATCGCCCGCGATGAAAAGATCGGGCTGCGCCTATCGCGGCTGTGGGAATCAGACGATTACACCCTCCATCACTCCGTCGATGTGTGTCTGCTGAGCACGATGATCGGTATGAGCCTGGGCCTCTCAAAAGCCGAGTTGGAGAGCCTGGCCGTCGGCGCCATCCTCCATGACATCGGCAAGATCTATATCCCCGACGCGATCTTGAACAAGCAGGGCAAGTTGACCGACGAAGAATTCGCCCTGATCCGGACCCATCCCGAGGCGGGGATGAAGGTCTTCCAGGAGAGCGGCGTCCGACTGCCGGAAGAGCAGATGGCCTGCATCCTCCAGCACCAGGAGTGGTGCAACGGAAAAGGCTATCCCAACGGCCTGCGCTATGCCCAGATCCACCTCTTCGCCCGCATCGTCGCCGTGGCCGACGTCTACTCGGCCTTGACGACAAACCGGTCCTACCGGGGGCGGCTCGATCACATCAACGCCGTCAGCATCATGAGTTCTCACGCCCGGGACCATCTCGACAAGCACATCGTCTTTGTTTTCGTCGACCGGCTGCGCGACCTGATGCTGAACACGCGGGTGCGCCTCTCTACCGGCGAGGAGGGCTATGTGGTCCAGTTCTACGAAGAATCTCCCCTCCAGCCGACGGTGCTGGTGACGGAGACGGCCGACGGGCGCAAACTGGTCAGCCCCTACCTGATTCATCTGAAGGAAAAAACTGACGTTTATATTCAGCAAGTTTTATTCGGCAAAATCTAA